GCGGCTGCTGAAGTCGGCGGCCCCCAAGCCCGAGGCGGGCCTGCATCCCGAGCGCGTCGAGGCGCGCGGCGAGGTGCCCGACCTCACCAACCTGCCGCCCGGCTGCCCCTTCGAGCCGAGGTGTCCGCATGCCCGGCCCGTGTGCCGCGAGGGGTTGCCGAGGATGTACGACGTGGGGCCGGGGCACCAGGCCCGCTGCATCCTGCACGACCCGGCGTTGGCGGCCCAGCCCCCCCTCCATCCCGGGGTGACGGCATGAGCGAGGTGGGCACCGCGCGTACATCCGGCTTTCCCGCCGACTTCGCCCGGGGCGCTGTGCCCGGGAACGGGCCAGGGACGGCGACGCGGACCGCGACCGCCAGCAGGAGGACCTGGCTCTGGGAATAGCCCCCGGCTGAACGCCTACCGCTTCCCGGGGGCAGGGCACCGGCCTGAACACCTGCGAGGCGCCCCTCCTCGCCGCAGCCGCAGGTCGCGCCTGTTCACCCCCTTTCGGGAAAGGGGGAGTCGGGGAGGAGCCGCCCCCGGGACGACGTGGACATCCAATGCCTTACCGCATGTTCCGGGGTCGATCACCTCATGGACTCCCTCCCCGGGCGGGAAAGACCGTCAGGAGGTCCGGGCCGCCGCGTCCAGCGCCGCCTTGACGTGGCGGTACACCTCGCGCAGCCTCGCCACGTCCTGCGGCAGGCCCGCGCGCAGGGCGTCGAGCGCCCCGATCACGTGCGAGGCCCCGGTCACCCGCTCGTCTTCTGGCAGCGCCCAGTCCGGCAGTTTCGGGGGCTCGACCGGCGCGCGTCTCGCCTCGTCCCAGGCGACCCAGGCGCGGGGCAGGTCGTACAGGTAGCGGCCCACGCCGAAATGCACGGCGCAGCGTTTGAGGGCGTCGCTCGCCGCCGCCTTCAGGGTGCCCGCCTCCCCCTCCCCGGCCTCGCCCACGTCGCTGCGGGTCAGGCCCAGCACGGTCAGGCGGCCCCGGGCGGTGGGCGGGGTGCCGGGAAAGAGCTTCACGTCAAAGGTCCAGTCGCCCGGACAAACGGCGTCCAGGCGCTCCATCACCGTGCGCGCGTCCACGAACGCCACCATCAGCGCCGAGGACCGGTCGCGGCTGAACGCCTGGGGTTTCCAGGAGACGCGCTGCGACGGGAAGGGCGCGGCGAGCTG
This region of Deinococcus aerius genomic DNA includes:
- a CDS encoding Rad52/Rad22 family DNA repair protein, encoding MSYQQLREQLAAPFPSQRVSWKPQAFSRDRSSALMVAFVDARTVMERLDAVCPGDWTFDVKLFPGTPPTARGRLTVLGLTRSDVGEAGEGEAGTLKAAASDALKRCAVHFGVGRYLYDLPRAWVAWDEARRAPVEPPKLPDWALPEDERVTGASHVIGALDALRAGLPQDVARLREVYRHVKAALDAAARTS